Proteins from a single region of Flaviflexus salsibiostraticola:
- a CDS encoding glycine C-acetyltransferase — translation MMNFGDQLRDELDQIEAAGLTKRERLLTSPQGAHIMTIQGPALNFCANNYLGLANHPDVVAAAHRGLDAMGFGTASVRFICGTHAEHRELEKEIADVVGMEDAILFPSAFDANGALFEVLLTDEDAVISDSLNHASIIDGVRLSKAKRFRYENRNMEELEQRLQDAQGSRRILIVTDGVFSMDGYFAPLEQITALAEQYGAVVAVDDSHATGLIGPCGAGTPARAGLTDRVDIITGTLGKALGGASGGFVASTAEVVALLKQRGRPYLFSNAVAPSLVAGARTALRIAREGDDLRERLAENAEHFRARMTEAGFDLLPGSHPIVAVMFPGEDGARQASAIAEDMLKLGVYVIAFSYPVVPTGRARIRVQLSAAHSTADVDACVDAFIASRDRVAG, via the coding sequence ATGATGAATTTCGGTGACCAGCTGAGAGACGAGCTGGACCAGATCGAGGCAGCCGGCCTGACGAAGCGCGAGCGGCTCCTCACCTCACCGCAGGGCGCCCACATCATGACCATCCAGGGACCTGCCCTCAACTTCTGTGCCAACAACTATCTCGGCCTCGCCAACCACCCCGACGTCGTCGCCGCCGCCCATCGCGGCCTCGACGCAATGGGATTCGGCACGGCCTCGGTTCGCTTCATCTGCGGCACCCACGCCGAGCATCGCGAGCTGGAGAAGGAGATCGCCGACGTCGTCGGAATGGAGGATGCGATCCTCTTCCCGTCGGCCTTCGACGCGAACGGGGCCCTGTTCGAGGTGCTCCTCACCGACGAGGATGCCGTCATCTCCGACTCCCTCAACCACGCCTCGATCATCGACGGTGTCCGCCTGTCGAAGGCGAAGAGATTCCGGTACGAGAACAGGAACATGGAGGAGCTGGAGCAGCGCCTCCAGGACGCCCAGGGCTCCCGCCGCATCCTCATCGTCACGGACGGCGTCTTCTCCATGGACGGCTACTTCGCACCGCTCGAGCAGATCACCGCGCTCGCTGAGCAGTACGGCGCCGTCGTCGCAGTCGACGACTCTCACGCGACCGGCCTCATCGGCCCCTGCGGCGCGGGCACGCCCGCGCGTGCCGGTCTGACCGATCGGGTCGACATCATCACCGGCACGCTCGGCAAGGCGCTCGGCGGAGCCTCCGGCGGTTTCGTCGCGAGTACGGCCGAGGTCGTCGCCCTGCTCAAGCAGCGCGGCCGTCCCTATCTCTTCTCGAACGCGGTGGCGCCATCCCTCGTTGCAGGCGCACGGACGGCTCTTCGCATCGCCCGCGAGGGCGATGATCTGCGCGAGCGTCTTGCGGAGAACGCCGAGCATTTCCGTGCCCGGATGACGGAGGCTGGCTTCGACCTGCTCCCGGGATCGCACCCGATCGTCGCCGTCATGTTCCCCGGCGAGGACGGTGCGCGGCAGGCGAGCGCGATTGCGGAGGACATGCTCAAGCTCGGCGTCTATGTCATCGCGTTCTCGTACCCGGTCGTGCCCACGGGTCGGGCCCGCATCCGCGTCCAGCTCTCCGCAGCCCACTCGACAGCCGATGTCGATGCGTGCGTCGATGCCTTCATCGCCTCCCGCGACCGGGTGGCCGGCTGA
- a CDS encoding nucleoside/nucleotide kinase family protein produces MPEHVDFRTGEGLSELVQLAEEMASNRSILGITGAPGAGKSTLSGRLVAALDGRAVVAGMDGFHLTNDELLRLGRRDRKGAPDTFDVHGYMAMLWRIRNEPGDIYAPEYQRGIGHSIAGAIRVPADTPLVITEGNYLLLDEGLWSSVRGLLDEVWYVEVPEEIRVERLIARHIESGKDPERARAWTLGPDQANAELVAQHRDRADRIITLD; encoded by the coding sequence ATGCCGGAGCACGTTGATTTCCGTACCGGTGAGGGGTTGTCGGAGCTTGTCCAGCTTGCCGAGGAAATGGCTTCGAACCGATCGATTCTCGGCATCACTGGTGCCCCCGGAGCCGGCAAGTCGACCCTCTCAGGCAGGCTCGTCGCTGCGCTCGACGGCCGGGCGGTTGTCGCGGGTATGGACGGGTTCCATCTGACCAATGATGAGCTCCTCAGGCTGGGTCGGCGCGACCGCAAGGGTGCGCCCGACACGTTCGACGTGCACGGTTACATGGCCATGCTCTGGCGGATCAGAAACGAACCGGGTGACATCTACGCGCCCGAGTATCAGCGAGGAATCGGCCACTCGATCGCGGGCGCGATCCGCGTCCCCGCCGACACTCCTCTCGTCATCACCGAAGGTAACTACCTGCTCCTCGACGAAGGGCTGTGGTCCAGCGTCCGGGGACTGCTCGACGAGGTCTGGTACGTCGAGGTGCCCGAGGAGATACGGGTCGAGCGTCTCATCGCGCGGCACATCGAGTCGGGCAAAGATCCCGAGCGGGCGCGCGCGTGGACCTTGGGTCCCGATCAGGCCAATGCCGAGCTGGTCGCCCAGCATCGGGACCGCGCCGACAGGATCATCACCCTCGACTGA
- a CDS encoding thioredoxin family protein has product MHIKVLGPGCKNCVNLEKNARAALDEMNLEAEITKVTDYSEIASYGIMSTPGLVVDEKVLVSGRVPKAAEIKELLTELA; this is encoded by the coding sequence ATGCACATCAAAGTCCTCGGCCCAGGCTGCAAGAACTGCGTCAATCTCGAGAAGAACGCGAGGGCGGCCCTCGACGAGATGAACCTCGAGGCGGAGATCACGAAGGTCACCGACTACTCCGAGATTGCCTCGTACGGCATTATGTCGACACCGGGCCTCGTGGTGGACGAGAAAGTTCTCGTCTCCGGCCGTGTCCCGAAGGCGGCAGAGATCAAGGAGCTCCTGACGGAACTCGCCTGA
- a CDS encoding permease yields the protein MATTTSAVTGRRLAARLALGTAAWVGLYALNEVLWDVIFAQWLGLDLDDRTVGAFHFFFYDVAKIFLLLAGMIFAIGLLRTTLRPERIRAFLESKPLWAALLLAAIFGAATPFCSCSSIPLFIGFVGAGIPLAVTLTFLIASPLVNEVAVVLLADTFGLANTIAYIAAGLTAAVVIGAVLSRFDLDRWVEPFVFNSPVGRLGVDGAKPTLRERVDAAKEETADIFGRVWKWVILGVGIGAGIHGWVPTDFFAEHAGPDNPFAVVLATFAGAPLYANAAGVIPIAEALWDKGMALGTVFSFMMATVALSLPEFILLKQVLKPRLLVIFFGSVSLAIMVIGFAFNMFV from the coding sequence ATGGCAACGACCACGAGCGCTGTCACCGGCCGCCGCCTCGCAGCTCGTCTCGCGCTCGGCACCGCCGCTTGGGTAGGCCTCTACGCCCTGAACGAGGTTCTCTGGGACGTCATCTTCGCCCAGTGGCTCGGCCTGGATTTGGACGACCGGACTGTAGGCGCGTTCCATTTCTTCTTCTATGACGTCGCGAAGATCTTCCTCCTCCTCGCGGGAATGATCTTTGCGATCGGACTGCTGCGGACAACGCTTCGACCGGAGCGCATCCGAGCATTCCTCGAGAGCAAGCCCCTGTGGGCGGCGCTTCTGCTCGCGGCGATCTTCGGGGCTGCGACTCCCTTCTGCTCCTGCAGCTCCATCCCCCTCTTCATCGGATTCGTCGGCGCAGGAATTCCCCTGGCAGTGACACTCACGTTCCTCATTGCGTCGCCCTTGGTCAACGAGGTCGCCGTGGTGCTCTTGGCCGACACGTTCGGGCTCGCGAACACGATCGCCTACATTGCCGCAGGACTCACTGCCGCAGTCGTGATCGGCGCCGTGCTCAGCAGATTCGATCTGGACCGCTGGGTGGAGCCATTCGTCTTCAACTCTCCCGTTGGCCGCTTGGGTGTCGACGGGGCGAAGCCGACCCTGCGCGAGCGAGTCGACGCCGCCAAGGAAGAGACCGCGGACATCTTCGGTCGAGTATGGAAGTGGGTCATCCTCGGCGTCGGAATCGGTGCAGGTATCCACGGCTGGGTGCCGACCGACTTCTTCGCGGAACACGCCGGACCTGACAATCCGTTCGCGGTCGTTCTTGCCACATTCGCCGGGGCACCTCTCTACGCCAATGCCGCAGGCGTCATTCCCATTGCCGAGGCGCTGTGGGATAAGGGAATGGCGCTCGGCACGGTCTTCTCATTCATGATGGCGACGGTCGCGCTGTCTCTGCCCGAGTTCATCCTGCTCAAGCAGGTCCTCAAGCCGAGGCTGCTCGTCATCTTCTTCGGATCGGTCAGCCTCGCCATCATGGTGATCGGCTTTGCCTTCAACATGTTCGTCTGA
- a CDS encoding ArsR/SmtB family transcription factor: MTDSIVVEMRRDPPHAMEDSLRILSAISDPVRWSVLRRLSLKDECVCDLQEALDVAPNLLSYHLKVLRDANLVTATRRGRWMDYALAPGVYDTLIAALPVNSADESDSACSSEQVVNSPQGGVSR; this comes from the coding sequence ATGACTGATTCAATCGTGGTTGAAATGAGGCGGGATCCCCCTCATGCGATGGAGGACTCCCTGCGGATCCTCAGCGCGATCTCTGATCCCGTGCGATGGTCGGTCCTCCGACGCCTCAGCCTGAAGGACGAATGTGTCTGTGACCTCCAGGAAGCCCTGGACGTAGCGCCGAATCTACTCAGCTACCACCTCAAGGTCCTGCGCGACGCGAACCTGGTGACGGCGACGCGACGAGGTCGCTGGATGGACTACGCTCTTGCGCCGGGCGTCTACGACACCCTGATCGCCGCGCTGCCTGTGAATTCTGCTGACGAAAGCGATTCCGCCTGCTCTTCGGAGCAGGTCGTCAACAGTCCCCAGGGTGGGGTGAGTCGCTGA
- a CDS encoding metalloregulator ArsR/SmtB family transcription factor: MTCKPELYTAPAVADSDAARPLAEIFKALGDVTRLQLALFVHSSAPSPVCASYIPEAFGISQSTVSHHLAKLVDAGILGRERHGKWSYYSISPSFDTNLLDLAHTLVGHEHQESPMTDKPTTILFACRKNAGRSQIAAAIAQSLAPEHVTILSAGTEPASEAHPEAVAVLEEIGLKPTSTPSKLDPADVKASDWVITMGCGESCPIFPGTRYEDWPIDDPADQPIETVRRIRDDIRARVEDLLERALVTA, translated from the coding sequence ATGACCTGTAAACCTGAGCTGTACACCGCTCCGGCGGTGGCGGACAGCGACGCTGCGCGGCCGCTCGCCGAGATCTTCAAAGCTCTCGGCGATGTCACTCGCCTTCAGCTTGCGCTCTTCGTTCACAGCTCTGCCCCGTCACCCGTCTGCGCCAGTTACATCCCCGAAGCCTTCGGAATCTCGCAGTCCACCGTCTCGCACCACCTCGCGAAACTGGTCGATGCGGGGATCCTCGGCAGGGAGAGGCACGGCAAGTGGAGCTATTACTCCATCTCCCCCTCGTTCGATACGAACCTTCTCGATCTCGCCCACACCCTCGTGGGTCACGAACACCAGGAGTCACCCATGACCGATAAGCCGACCACGATCCTCTTCGCCTGCCGCAAGAACGCCGGACGCTCGCAGATCGCGGCCGCAATCGCGCAGTCGCTCGCACCTGAGCATGTGACAATTCTGTCCGCCGGAACAGAGCCCGCCTCCGAAGCCCATCCCGAAGCCGTCGCCGTCCTCGAGGAGATCGGCCTCAAGCCGACCTCCACCCCCTCCAAACTCGATCCCGCCGACGTCAAGGCTTCCGACTGGGTCATCACCATGGGGTGCGGCGAGAGCTGCCCGATCTTCCCGGGTACTCGCTACGAGGACTGGCCGATCGACGATCCTGCGGATCAGCCGATCGAGACGGTCCGCAGAATCCGCGATGACATCCGAGCCCGCGTCGAGGATCTCCTCGAGCGAGCTCTGGTCACGGCCTGA
- a CDS encoding low molecular weight phosphatase family protein — MTEERPGFVTGIIDDLTYVYSDSFSPQEVQETVIGVWNRAKDAPIALHLPVLIRSRSRELLIARAQAEGRIPKRIPEILFICVRNEGRSQLAAALAEHLSGHRVHVRSAGTHPTGEVSPITVQALAERGISLDAPYPKPVHTSVVDAADVVVTMGVRQDEAAFPGKRYEHWDVPDPAGQPIEAVRDIRDDLQARVTRLLREILD, encoded by the coding sequence ATGACAGAGGAGCGCCCCGGCTTCGTCACCGGCATCATCGACGACCTCACCTATGTCTACAGCGATAGCTTCTCCCCACAGGAGGTGCAGGAGACCGTCATCGGCGTCTGGAACCGAGCGAAGGACGCGCCAATCGCCCTTCACCTGCCAGTTCTGATCCGCAGCCGCTCACGGGAGCTTCTGATTGCCCGCGCACAGGCAGAGGGTCGAATCCCGAAGAGGATTCCCGAGATTCTCTTCATCTGCGTCCGCAACGAGGGCAGATCCCAGCTGGCCGCGGCGCTCGCCGAGCACCTCTCGGGACACCGGGTCCACGTCCGGTCAGCTGGCACCCACCCGACGGGAGAGGTCAGCCCGATCACCGTCCAGGCGCTTGCCGAGCGGGGCATCTCGCTCGATGCTCCGTACCCCAAGCCCGTGCACACGAGCGTGGTCGATGCGGCTGATGTCGTTGTCACCATGGGGGTCAGGCAGGATGAGGCGGCCTTCCCTGGGAAACGCTACGAACACTGGGATGTCCCAGACCCCGCGGGTCAGCCGATTGAGGCCGTGCGGGACATTCGGGATGACCTTCAGGCTCGGGTGACGAGGCTCCTCCGGGAGATCCTCGACTGA